One genomic region from Methanocorpusculum vombati encodes:
- a CDS encoding prefoldin subunit beta, with translation MANPQAGIPPQIQQQLAMFQQIQQQLQQVSSQKMQYEMTLRETKRALEELGAAAEDAVVFSSAGSILIQKNKDAVASELQEKIDSLELRVGSLEKQEKTMAAKAGQLQKQIQDAVAGAGSVPTAE, from the coding sequence ATGGCAAACCCACAGGCGGGTATCCCCCCGCAGATTCAGCAGCAGCTGGCAATGTTTCAGCAGATTCAGCAGCAGCTGCAGCAGGTATCTTCCCAGAAGATGCAGTATGAGATGACGCTTCGCGAGACCAAACGCGCCCTTGAAGAACTCGGCGCCGCAGCAGAGGATGCAGTTGTATTCTCCTCGGCAGGTTCGATTCTGATCCAGAAAAACAAGGATGCAGTCGCATCAGAGCTTCAGGAGAAGATCGATTCCCTTGAGCTTCGCGTGGGTTCTCTGGAAAAGCAGGAGAAAACCATGGCCGCAAAGGCAGGCCAGCTGCAAAAGCAGATTCAGGACGCTGTTGCCGGTGCAGGCAGCGTTCCGACTGCCGAATAA
- a CDS encoding KEOPS complex subunit Pcc1 produces MTGSGADVLGAEVCVPTHTAEFRFACPYADKLYAVLAPEAGSDPGEKSRVRISRDGEVVTLFVEAEDAAALRASLNMWLRLVNVCKEVLEL; encoded by the coding sequence ATGACCGGCAGCGGTGCGGATGTTCTCGGGGCGGAGGTCTGCGTGCCGACGCATACGGCAGAGTTCCGGTTTGCGTGTCCGTATGCGGACAAACTGTATGCGGTTCTTGCACCGGAAGCAGGATCGGATCCGGGAGAAAAGTCACGCGTGCGCATTTCCCGTGACGGGGAAGTTGTGACACTGTTTGTGGAGGCGGAGGATGCAGCAGCCCTTCGTGCTTCGCTGAATATGTGGCTCCGGTTAGTGAATGTGTGTAAAGAAGTATTGGAGTTGTAA
- a CDS encoding DNA-directed RNA polymerase subunit P — translation MVSYKCARCKQTVEIDANVRCPYCGHRILFKARGAGTKVLKAR, via the coding sequence ATGGTCAGTTACAAGTGCGCCCGCTGTAAACAAACAGTTGAGATTGATGCAAATGTCCGCTGTCCCTACTGCGGACACCGTATTCTCTTTAAGGCGCGCGGTGCCGGAACGAAAGTACTGAAAGCCCGATGA
- a CDS encoding 50S ribosomal protein L37ae, with amino-acid sequence MASKSKHVAKGRVTGSAGRFGPRYGRFNRKMVNESEKISRAKHLCPMCDTVAVKRVGTGIWECKKCGYKYAGGAYVPQTPALKVVLRSIETKGV; translated from the coding sequence ATGGCATCCAAGAGCAAGCACGTAGCAAAGGGACGCGTTACCGGCAGTGCCGGACGTTTTGGTCCGAGATATGGTCGTTTCAACCGTAAGATGGTAAATGAGAGTGAGAAGATTTCCCGTGCAAAGCACCTGTGTCCGATGTGCGACACCGTTGCAGTCAAGCGCGTCGGAACCGGCATCTGGGAGTGCAAGAAATGCGGATACAAGTATGCCGGTGGTGCATATGTCCCGCAGACTCCTGCCTTAAAGGTCGTTCTCCGCTCTATCGAGACCAAAGGAGTATAA
- a CDS encoding ribosome assembly factor SBDS codes for MISLDDAVTARLETHGLRFEILVDPELADKMRHGDESIAIEDAVAALYVYENASHGDKSPEEDLEKVFKTTVFEEIAKQIILKGEIHLTTEQRRRLMEEKRRRVITFIARNAVNPQTGLPHPATRIELALEEVRINFDPFKSVDELVKETVKALRPILPIRFEERKIAVRFPMDFAARAFGAVSGAAYVTMEKNEWQNDGSWICVVRIPAGMQEEFFSLANHAAKGDAQIKILE; via the coding sequence ATGATCTCGCTTGATGATGCAGTAACGGCCCGGCTGGAAACACACGGTCTCCGGTTCGAAATTCTGGTGGACCCGGAACTCGCTGACAAGATGCGCCACGGCGACGAAAGTATTGCAATTGAAGACGCAGTCGCCGCACTCTACGTGTATGAAAACGCCTCGCACGGCGACAAATCGCCCGAAGAGGACCTGGAAAAGGTATTCAAGACCACCGTCTTTGAAGAGATTGCAAAACAGATCATCCTCAAAGGGGAAATCCACTTAACGACCGAACAGCGCCGCCGCCTCATGGAAGAAAAACGCCGCCGCGTCATCACCTTCATCGCACGCAACGCGGTAAACCCGCAGACCGGGCTGCCGCATCCGGCAACCCGTATCGAACTTGCGCTCGAAGAAGTCCGCATCAACTTTGACCCGTTTAAATCAGTGGACGAACTCGTAAAGGAAACCGTAAAAGCCCTGCGGCCGATCCTTCCGATCCGGTTTGAAGAGCGCAAAATTGCAGTCCGGTTCCCGATGGACTTCGCGGCCCGGGCATTCGGCGCGGTTTCCGGCGCAGCATATGTCACAATGGAAAAGAACGAATGGCAGAATGACGGATCGTGGATTTGCGTCGTCAGAATCCCCGCAGGAATGCAGGAAGAGTTTTTCAGCCTGGCAAACCATGCGGCAAAGGGCGACGCCCAGATCAAGATTTTAGAATAA